A part of Geothrix oryzae genomic DNA contains:
- a CDS encoding lysophospholipid acyltransferase family protein — MAVRVAIAGRGRPLGSPVSVWFAFRAVPFLVAGMTKLWSYTLRMRREGFEAVEDLVARDERVILSFWHRRLFMMPLAYPFRRRNAAGEVRGVAILSSDSKDGERSAATWRWFGIHAVRGTASDDGAKALVRMIQAVKQGWDFGITPDGPRGPLMALKPGTLALARKTGAWIVPVSLAFDHSFQLKTWDRMVIPFPFATCVIKYGTPYRIPPKADDAAEAVRLQREMDALETWAEGISHV, encoded by the coding sequence ATGGCCGTTCGCGTGGCCATCGCCGGCCGGGGGCGGCCTCTCGGCTCGCCGGTCTCGGTGTGGTTCGCCTTCCGCGCGGTGCCCTTCCTGGTGGCGGGGATGACCAAGCTCTGGTCCTACACCCTACGGATGCGCCGGGAAGGCTTCGAGGCCGTCGAGGACCTCGTGGCCCGGGATGAGCGCGTCATCCTCAGCTTCTGGCACCGGCGCCTCTTCATGATGCCCCTGGCCTATCCCTTCCGCCGCCGGAACGCCGCCGGCGAGGTGCGGGGCGTGGCCATCCTGTCGAGCGACAGCAAGGACGGCGAGCGCAGCGCGGCCACCTGGCGCTGGTTTGGCATCCACGCGGTGCGTGGCACCGCCAGTGATGACGGCGCCAAGGCCCTGGTGCGGATGATCCAGGCCGTGAAGCAGGGCTGGGACTTCGGCATCACGCCCGACGGCCCCCGCGGCCCCCTCATGGCGCTGAAGCCCGGCACCCTCGCCCTGGCCCGCAAGACCGGCGCCTGGATCGTGCCCGTGAGCCTGGCCTTCGACCACAGCTTCCAGCTGAAGACCTGGGACCGTATGGTGATCCCCTTTCCGTTCGCCACCTGCGTGATCAAGTACGGAACGCCGTACCGGATTCCGCCGAAGGCCGATGATGCCGCTGAAGCTGTCCGGCTTCAGCGGGAGATGGATGCTCTTGAAACCTGGGCTGAAGGGATCTCCCATGTCTGA
- a CDS encoding M2 family metallopeptidase, whose protein sequence is MRILPALIPSLVFGIPLVAQMTAPVQDRADRFLKLVNAGYQALYYVNSEATWAAATDVKPEHDAAAEWAGKAFAAFNGNPLVITEAKELLKHRAQLDEKTVRQLERVLLMPYGAEGPMTQPKLVADRIEAETKQVSLMNGFQFKVAGKPVTANDIDNKLSSSRDLAERRLWWEASKEIGLPLKDGLVRLRDLRNGVARELGYSDYFALQVARYGLTKDEMAAFNRKFLAELKPLYLQLHTWVKYEMAKKYGQPVPKAIPAHWINNRWSQNWTGFVSAVDFDPYFKGWQPERIVKTAEAFYTGLGFDALPASFWVKSDLYPVKAGDPRKKNSHASCWHLDLDKDIRSLMSVEPNAQWFETVHHELGHGYYFMSYTNPNVPPLLRDGANPSFHEGVGELIAMATRQIPYLKGAGVLPADYKVDQMQVLLNDALEVAIPFMYWACGTMPEWEAEFYGGMPADQMNAKWWKQVRELQGVEPPAPRGEQFCDAATKTHINDNPAYYYSYGWATVFKFQMHDHIARKILRQDPRACNYAGNKEVGAFLKKILAKGATEDWRKVLKEATGEDLSTRAMMDYFKPLMAWLEQQNKGRQIGWD, encoded by the coding sequence ATGCGCATCCTTCCAGCTCTGATCCCCAGCCTGGTGTTCGGCATTCCCCTGGTGGCCCAGATGACCGCTCCCGTGCAGGACCGTGCGGACCGCTTCCTGAAGCTCGTGAATGCGGGCTACCAGGCGCTCTACTATGTCAATTCCGAGGCCACCTGGGCGGCGGCCACGGATGTGAAGCCCGAACACGATGCCGCCGCCGAGTGGGCGGGCAAGGCCTTCGCCGCGTTCAACGGCAATCCCCTCGTCATCACCGAGGCCAAGGAGCTCCTGAAGCACCGCGCCCAGCTCGACGAGAAGACCGTGCGGCAGCTGGAGCGCGTGCTGCTCATGCCCTACGGTGCCGAGGGCCCCATGACCCAGCCCAAGCTGGTGGCCGACCGCATCGAAGCCGAGACGAAACAGGTCTCGCTCATGAACGGGTTCCAGTTCAAGGTGGCCGGGAAGCCCGTGACCGCCAACGACATCGACAACAAGCTCTCCTCCAGCCGCGACCTGGCGGAACGCCGGCTGTGGTGGGAGGCCAGCAAGGAGATCGGCCTTCCCCTCAAGGACGGCCTGGTTCGCCTGCGGGATCTCCGCAATGGCGTGGCCAGGGAGCTGGGCTACTCCGACTACTTCGCCCTGCAGGTGGCCCGCTACGGCCTGACCAAGGATGAGATGGCGGCCTTCAACCGGAAGTTCCTGGCCGAGCTGAAGCCCCTCTACCTCCAGCTGCACACCTGGGTGAAGTACGAGATGGCGAAGAAGTACGGCCAGCCCGTGCCCAAGGCCATCCCCGCCCACTGGATCAACAACCGCTGGAGCCAGAACTGGACCGGCTTCGTCAGCGCCGTGGACTTCGATCCCTACTTCAAGGGCTGGCAGCCCGAGCGCATCGTGAAGACCGCCGAGGCCTTCTACACGGGGCTGGGTTTCGACGCGCTGCCCGCCAGCTTCTGGGTCAAGTCCGACCTCTACCCCGTGAAGGCCGGCGATCCCCGCAAGAAGAACAGCCACGCCTCCTGCTGGCACCTGGACCTGGACAAGGACATCCGCTCGCTCATGAGCGTGGAGCCCAACGCCCAGTGGTTCGAGACGGTGCACCACGAGCTGGGCCACGGCTACTACTTCATGAGCTACACCAACCCGAATGTGCCCCCCCTTCTGCGTGACGGGGCCAACCCGAGCTTCCACGAAGGCGTGGGCGAACTCATCGCCATGGCCACACGGCAGATCCCCTACCTCAAGGGTGCGGGCGTGCTGCCGGCCGACTACAAGGTCGACCAGATGCAGGTGCTGCTGAACGATGCGCTCGAGGTGGCCATCCCCTTCATGTACTGGGCCTGCGGCACCATGCCCGAGTGGGAGGCCGAGTTCTACGGGGGCATGCCCGCGGACCAGATGAACGCCAAGTGGTGGAAGCAGGTGCGCGAGCTCCAGGGCGTCGAGCCGCCCGCGCCCCGCGGCGAGCAGTTCTGCGACGCCGCCACCAAGACCCACATCAACGACAATCCGGCCTACTACTACAGCTATGGCTGGGCCACGGTCTTCAAGTTCCAGATGCACGACCACATCGCGCGGAAGATCCTCCGCCAGGATCCCCGCGCCTGCAACTACGCCGGGAACAAGGAGGTCGGCGCCTTCCTGAAGAAGATCCTGGCCAAGGGCGCCACGGAGGACTGGCGGAAAGTCCTGAAGGAGGCCACCGGCGAGGACCTGTCCACCCGGGCCATGATGGACTACTTCAAGCCACTGATGGCCTGGCTGGAGCAGCAGAACAAGGGCCGGCAGATCGGATGGGATTGA
- a CDS encoding Hsp33 family molecular chaperone HslO, whose translation MADRPQAQVTRALTRDHQVRLSSLDASPLWDGVRRAHPHLDPEACACLTELLSATALLQGRTLFAERLQLLVKGSGRAKAVVTDCWPDGTIRGVLDLGKLEAPSWIAGPGVFQVMRSNASGQPYVGHLPLVEGGIQVQVEHYLQQSEQIQASLTLWCDPGTGEAGGMLVEPLPDCPPARLARLVQAIEGLEVVPFWERTPGFLASWVSQGEGVEELASSDLFYRCRCTREALLETLRRFPADQKADLFKEPGPLEVRCDYCGTLYPITREDLQAGEA comes from the coding sequence ATGGCGGATCGCCCTCAGGCCCAGGTCACCAGGGCCCTCACGCGGGACCATCAGGTCCGCCTGTCCTCGCTGGATGCCAGCCCCCTGTGGGATGGCGTGCGGCGCGCCCATCCCCACCTGGATCCGGAGGCCTGTGCCTGCCTGACCGAGCTGCTCTCGGCCACGGCCCTGCTGCAGGGGCGGACCCTTTTCGCCGAGCGCCTGCAGCTCCTGGTGAAGGGCTCGGGCCGCGCCAAGGCCGTGGTGACGGACTGCTGGCCCGACGGCACCATCCGGGGCGTACTCGATCTGGGGAAGCTCGAAGCCCCGTCGTGGATCGCCGGACCCGGCGTGTTCCAGGTCATGCGTTCCAACGCCTCGGGCCAGCCCTATGTGGGGCACCTGCCCCTGGTCGAGGGCGGGATCCAGGTCCAGGTGGAGCACTACCTCCAGCAGTCGGAGCAGATCCAGGCCAGCCTCACCCTCTGGTGCGACCCGGGCACGGGCGAGGCCGGGGGGATGCTGGTGGAACCGCTGCCGGACTGCCCACCCGCCCGCCTGGCCCGGCTGGTCCAGGCCATCGAAGGCCTGGAAGTGGTGCCCTTCTGGGAGCGCACGCCGGGTTTCCTGGCCTCCTGGGTCTCCCAGGGCGAGGGCGTCGAGGAACTGGCCTCCTCGGATCTCTTCTACCGCTGCCGCTGCACCCGGGAGGCCCTGCTGGAGACCCTGCGCCGCTTCCCCGCCGATCAGAAGGCGGACCTCTTCAAGGAGCCCGGTCCCCTCGAGGTCCGCTGCGACTACTGCGGCACCCTCTACCCCATCACCCGCGAGGATCTGCAGGCAGGGGAGGCCTGA
- a CDS encoding hybrid sensor histidine kinase/response regulator, whose protein sequence is MLVPQGDILIVDDNPDNLDLLSAVLRERNYRVRAVPSGAMALEAARRHPPELVMLDVNMPGMDGYQACQAFKAEPALQRIPIIFISALDDPLDKVKAFHVGGRDYVTKPFSAEEVLVRVEHQVNLGRLQRELEIQNQNLVDANLKLKEVNTLKTNFTSMLVHDLRSPLTVLGLVLEKMKNGGTVREEAIEKAEESCTRIKTLLDEMLEIYRSESGQLPMEFSEIDATSWLSALLAPYNLRAAATGVEFQAAVPEGLPVIQGDRLKLDRALVNLVDNAFKFTPRAGAVRVEAGVEFGSGVEAGMRFLRMSVIDTGRGIPAGDLPFIFDPFRQAERSDAARGVGLGLAIVQRLVAAHRGQIRAQSQLGFGSNFTILIPC, encoded by the coding sequence ATGCTGGTTCCCCAGGGCGACATTCTCATCGTCGACGACAACCCCGACAATCTCGACCTGCTGAGTGCCGTCCTGCGGGAGCGGAATTACCGGGTGCGCGCCGTCCCCTCCGGGGCCATGGCCCTCGAGGCGGCCCGCCGCCACCCGCCGGAGCTGGTCATGCTGGATGTGAACATGCCCGGCATGGATGGCTACCAGGCCTGCCAGGCCTTCAAGGCGGAACCCGCGCTCCAGCGGATCCCCATCATCTTCATCAGCGCCCTCGATGACCCGCTGGACAAGGTCAAGGCCTTCCATGTGGGCGGGCGGGACTATGTCACCAAGCCCTTCAGCGCCGAGGAGGTGCTGGTGCGGGTGGAGCACCAGGTGAACCTCGGCCGCCTGCAGCGCGAGCTGGAGATCCAGAACCAGAACCTGGTGGACGCCAACCTCAAGCTGAAGGAGGTGAACACCCTCAAGACCAACTTCACATCCATGCTCGTGCACGACCTCCGCTCGCCGCTCACGGTGCTGGGGCTCGTCCTGGAAAAAATGAAGAACGGCGGGACCGTTCGCGAGGAGGCCATCGAGAAGGCGGAGGAATCCTGCACCCGGATCAAGACGCTGCTCGACGAGATGCTGGAGATCTACCGCAGCGAGAGCGGCCAGCTCCCCATGGAGTTCTCGGAGATCGACGCGACTTCCTGGTTGTCGGCCCTGCTGGCCCCGTACAACCTGCGCGCCGCCGCCACCGGGGTGGAGTTCCAGGCGGCCGTTCCCGAGGGCCTGCCCGTGATCCAGGGAGACCGCCTGAAGCTGGACCGCGCGCTGGTCAACCTGGTGGACAATGCCTTCAAGTTCACGCCCCGGGCCGGGGCGGTGCGGGTGGAGGCGGGCGTTGAGTTCGGATCCGGCGTGGAGGCCGGCATGCGCTTCCTGAGGATGTCGGTGATCGACACGGGCCGGGGCATTCCGGCGGGGGACCTGCCCTTCATCTTCGATCCCTTCCGCCAGGCCGAGCGCAGCGACGCCGCCAGGGGCGTGGGACTCGGCCTCGCCATCGTCCAGCGTCTGGTGGCCGCCCACCGGGGCCAGATCCGGGCACAGAGCCAGCTGGGCTTCGGGTCGAACTTCACCATCCTGATCCCCTGCTGA